The Fulvia fulva chromosome 13, complete sequence genome window below encodes:
- a CDS encoding putative feruloyl esterase B-2, with protein MATTISSIIDPARNSLWIALDYQLNFRPDPWVGDSVADVHNRSARTVFELLRANGGLYLKIGQAIAMQSAILPPEFQKMFARMFDDAPQNTWREVETVIKEDFGKSVEEVFGISFSGDADKGVMERTARASASVAQVHWARLPDGREVAIKIQKKEIARQVGWDLWSFRVVSKIYSWWFDLPLYHLVPYICDRLMAETDFRKEADNSRQMRKLIQGEPRLRDRVYIPAEYPELSSKRVMTAEWIEGVRLWDKEGVESSWKGGWRKGSPGAGGAQLPPPPPPSVKASIRANNPDDEKLKPKRDHWRGASGKGGLGLSFKPVMQTMVDLFSAQMFLWGLVHCDPHPGNIFIRRLPSGKPELVLIDHGLYIQMSPKFRREYALFWRSLMTFDNKTMAKITEEEWGVDAPDIFASATLMRPYQGGDNKTMEGIKKLSKMDQKQRQFEMQQRMRRDIRDILANQDKFPQELIFIGRNLRIVQGNNQFLGSPVNRIKITGYWASRALTEDREARAVERWKEYGKHCLFRFVLFATDLWFYWAKFRQAVGVGKGMDDDIEESMKKMAEGIGVELQHGVAACQVFSMILRVLSLGLVALGLVQGQTQTQNFVLRDPEAACEGIAREFQRENVTVNFSRYIAAGTNVSLDQSTPELRSCTRPSQVVPVDLCRVAMYVSTSSRSGITLEAWLPTNWTGRFLSTGNGGLNGCLQYEDVAYGTSFGFATVGANNGHNGTRGLAFKDNPDVMEDFAWRSLYTETVVGKEITKAYYSKQQIPGKSYYIGCSTGGRQGFKMVQDWPQLFDGVLVGAPALAFDNLTSWSGHFLPITGSNTSDTFVSPDKWALVHQDILKQCDALDGVKDGILEDPTLCSYKPVSLQCSSTATNTSNCLTAKQVVTVQRVFEDYYGKNGALIFPRMQPGSELASSHIEYNGQPFPYTEDWFRYAILNDPTWNASTLNASTAAYAAAKNPFNIESWNGDLFPFAARGGKILHYHGQMDSIITSANSPRYYDHVAATMSQSPSELDEFYRFFRIGGMDHCTGGLGAYVVGQEFVAGSPFQDAQHNVLRRIIEWVEEGKAPESITGVRFVNDTVALGVDFERRHCRYPLRNECVDPDNYKDVESWRCVP; from the exons ATGGCTACGACGATTAGTTCGATTATCGATCCTGCTCGGAATA GCCTATGGATCGCACTGGACTACCAGCTTAACTTTCGCCCTGATCCTTGGGTAGGCGACAGTGTAGCCGATGTACACAACCGCAGTGCGAGGACAGTCTTCGAGCTACTCCGAGCCAATGGCGGGCTATACCTCAAGATCGGCCAAGCGATCGCTATGCAGAGCGCGATTCTGCCACCAGAGTTCCAGAAGATGTTCGCGCGCATGTTTGACGATGCGCCGCAGAATACATGGCGTGAGGTGGAGACGGTCATCAAGGAGGACTTTGGCAAGAGCGTAGAGGAAGTATTTGGTATCAGCTTCAGTGGTGATGCGGATAAGGGGGTAATGGAACGGACAGCAAGAGCAAGTGCGAGTGTGGCGCAAGTACATTGGGCACGTCTGCCAGATGGGCGTGAGGTGGCCATCAAGATTCAGAAGAAAGAGATTGCGAGACAAGTCGGGTGGGATCTGTGGTCGTTCAGGGTTGTGAGCAAGATATATTCGTGGTGGTTTGATCTACCGCTTTACCACTTGGTGCCGTACATCTGCGATAGACTGATGGCTGAGACGGACTTCCGGAAAGAGGCAGACAACTCGAGACAGATGCGCAAGCTCATTCAAGGCGAACCTCGTCTACGGGACAGAGTTTACATCCCTGCAGAGTATCCGGAGCTCAGCAGCAAGCGCGTCATGACTGCAGAGTGGATCGAGGGTGTTCGTCTGTGGGATAAAGAAGGCGTCGAGAGTTCCTGGAAAGGTGGCTGGCGCAAAGGCTCACCTGGTGCAGGCGGTGCTCAGCtgccaccaccaccaccaccttCTGTCAAGGCTTCTATCCGAGCGAACAACCCCGACGATGAAAAGCTCAAACCGAAACGAGACCACTGGCGTGGTGCATCCGGCAAAGGGGGTCTCGGCTTGAGCTTCAAGCCAGTAATGCAAACAATGGTCGACCTCTTCAGCGCGCAAATGTTCCTCTGGGGCCTCGTTCACTGCGACCCACACCCTGGCAACATCTTCATCCGCCGTCTCCCCTCCGGCAAACCCGAACTCGTCCTGATCGACCACGGTCTCTACATCCAAATGTCTCCCAAATTCCGGCGAGAATACGCCCTCTTCTGGCGAAGCTTGATGACCTTCGACAACAAAACCATGGCCAAGATCACCGAAGAAGAATGGGGCGTCGACGCACCGGACATCTTCGCCAGTGCCACTCTGATGAGACCCTACCAAGGAGGCGACAACAAAACCATGGAAGGCATCAAGAAACTCAGCAAAATGGACCAAAAACAACGACAGTTCGAAATGCAACAGCGTATGCGCCGCGACATTCGCGATATCCTTGCGAACCAGGACAAATTCCCGCAAGAACTTATCTTCATTGGCCGCAACCTCCGGATTGTGCAAGGGAACAACCAGTTCCTCGGCTCCCCCGTTAACAGGATCAAGATTACTGGCTACTGGGCTAGTCGAGCTTTGACGGAGGATCGTGAGGCGAGGGCGGTTGAGAGATGGAAAGAGTATGGGAAGCACTGTCTGTTTAGGTTTGTGCTGTTTGCGACTGATTTGTGGTTTTATTGGGCGAAGTTTAGACAGGCGGTTGGAGTGGGGAAGGGGATGGATGATGATATTGAGGAGAGTATGAAGAAGATGGCGGAGGG GATTGGAGTTGAGCTCCAGCATGGTGT TGCTGCTTGTCAAGTTTTTTCAATGATTCTTCGGGTTTTGTCGTTGGGCCTTGTGGCTTTAGGCCTTGTGCAAGGTCAGACTCAGACTCAAAATTTTGTGCTAAGGGATCCAGAGGCTGCGTGCGAGGGTATTGCGAGAGAGTTCCAGAGAGAGAATGTTACGGTCAACTTTAGTCGTTATATTGCGGCTGGGACAAACGTCAGTCTGGATCAGAGCACGCCTGAGTTACGGTCGTGTACGCGACCATCTCAAGTCGTGCCCGTCGACCTCTGCCGCGTGGCCATGTACGTCTCGACATCGAGCCGTTCTGGCATCACCTTGGAAGCCTGGCTCCCCACGAACTGGACTGGAAGGTTCCTGAGTACTGGCAACGGCGGTCTCAACGGATGTCTCCAGTACGAGGACGTAGCATACGGAACTTCCTTCGGCTTCGCCACGGTCGGTGCGAATAACGGCCACAACGGGACTCGCGGTCTGGCTTTCAAGGACAATCCAGATGTGATGGAAGATTTTGCGTGGCGGAGCTTATACACTGAGACGGTAGTTGGCAAGGAGATTACGAAGGCTTACTACAGCAAGCAGCAGATCCCGGGGAAGAGCTATTACATAGGCTGCTCCACTGGAGGACGGCAAGGGTTCAAGATGGTTCAGGATTGGCCGCAGCTGTTTGATGGGGTCCTGGTAGGCGCGCCTGCTCTGGCTTTTGATAATTTGACGTCTTGGTCTGGTCACTTTTTGCCAATTACTGGTTCGAACACGTCGGATACCTTCGTCTCTCCAGACAAGTGGGCGCTAGTTCACCAGGACATTCTCAAACAATGTGACGCCCTCGATGGCGTCAAAGACGGCATCCTCGAAGACCCAACCCTCTGCTCCTACAAGCCTGTCAGCCTCCAATGCTCCTCAACCGCCACCAACACCTCCAACTGCCTCACCGCAAAACAAGTCGTGACTGTTCAGCGAGTGTTCGAGGATTACTACGGTAAAAACGGCGCCCTCATCTTCCCCCGCATGCAACCCGGCAGCGAACTCGCCTCCTCCCACATCGAATACAACGGCCAACCCTTCCCCTACACCGAAGACTGGTTCCGCTACGCAATCCTCAACGACCCCACCTGGAACGCCTCCACCCTAAACGCCAGCACGGCCGCCTACGCAGCGGCCAAAAACCCCTTCAACATCGAAAGCTGGAACGGCGACTTATTCCCCTTCGCCGCCCGCGGTGGCAAAATTCTCCATTACCATGGCCAAATGGATAGCATCATCACTTCCGCAAACAGTCCCCGCTACTACGACCACGTGGCCGCCACCATGTCGCAATCCCCCTCTGAGCTCGACGAGTTCTACCGCTTCTTTAGAATCGGGGGGATGGATCATTGCACGGGCGGGTTGGGGGCGTATGTTGTTGGGCAGGAGTTTGTGGCTGGGAGTCCGTTTCAGGATGCGCAGCATAATGTGTTGAGGAGGATTATTGAGTGGGTCGAAGAAGGGAAGGCGCCGGAGAGTATTACGGGGGTCAGGTTTGTGAATGATACGGTGGCGTTGGGGGTGGATTTTGAGAGGAGGCATTGTAGGTATCCGTTGAGGAATGAGTGTGTGGATCCGGATAATTATAAGGATGTGGAGAGTTGGAGGTGTGTGCCGTAG